The following proteins come from a genomic window of Achromobacter deleyi:
- a CDS encoding SAM-dependent methyltransferase, protein MSGSLHLIPVGLGEAAPESWLPADARARAGSLDTYIAENAKTARAFLKLVGTTRPLQEITIHTLSDKTDAAEIGAWLEPVRRGADIGLVSEAGCPAVADPGAKVVDAAHRLGITVKPWVGPSSILLGLMASGLDGQRFAFHGYAPVDAGERARQLKAWEQHSARHNQTQLLIETPYRNAAMFATLLASLKGDTKLCVARALTTADEWIATRTIADWKKQPAPQLDKMPTLFLYLAR, encoded by the coding sequence ATGAGCGGCTCGCTGCACCTGATCCCCGTGGGGCTGGGCGAGGCCGCCCCGGAAAGCTGGCTGCCCGCCGACGCCCGCGCCCGGGCCGGCAGCCTGGACACCTACATCGCCGAGAACGCCAAGACGGCGCGCGCCTTCCTCAAGCTGGTGGGCACCACCCGGCCACTGCAGGAAATCACCATCCACACGCTCAGCGACAAGACCGACGCCGCCGAGATCGGCGCCTGGCTCGAGCCGGTGCGCCGCGGCGCCGACATCGGCCTGGTGTCCGAAGCCGGCTGCCCGGCGGTCGCCGACCCTGGCGCCAAGGTGGTGGACGCCGCCCACCGGCTGGGCATCACCGTCAAGCCCTGGGTCGGCCCCTCCTCCATCCTGCTGGGCCTGATGGCCAGCGGCCTGGACGGCCAGCGCTTCGCCTTCCACGGCTACGCGCCCGTGGACGCCGGCGAGCGCGCCAGGCAGCTCAAGGCCTGGGAACAGCACTCCGCCCGGCACAACCAGACGCAACTGCTGATCGAGACCCCCTACCGCAACGCCGCCATGTTCGCGACGCTGCTGGCCAGCCTGAAGGGCGACACCAAGTTGTGCGTGGCCCGCGCGCTGACCACCGCCGACGAATGGATCGCCACGCGCACCATCGCCGACTGGAAAAAGCAGCCCGCGCCACAGCTGGACAAGATGCCCACCCTGTTCCTGTACCTGGCGCGCTGA
- a CDS encoding N-acetylmuramoyl-L-alanine amidase: MTMIRFAAVFLALAALAGCAQRGPAGLNLDTSVTAVSQSSRVRFVVVHYTSTDDAVSMKLLSQGKVSAHYLIDTTGRAHRLVDETRAAWHAGESAWYGLNAMNSTSIGIEIVNPGWTDGTDGKPQWHAYGDRQIRTLTLLLRDIIQRNGITPENVVGHSDIAPQRKVDPGPLFPWKQLAAAGIGRWYDEAGAASHLARLQAQGTPDVAWFQQQLQRLGYTTPQNGTLDSATLNVLAAFQMHYRPALHDGQPDAETAAIMLAML; this comes from the coding sequence CTGACCATGATCCGATTTGCCGCCGTATTCCTGGCCCTCGCGGCCCTGGCCGGTTGCGCCCAGCGCGGCCCCGCCGGCCTGAACCTGGACACCTCGGTCACCGCGGTCAGCCAGAGCAGCCGGGTGCGTTTCGTCGTGGTGCACTACACCTCGACCGACGACGCCGTGTCGATGAAGCTGCTGTCGCAGGGCAAGGTCAGCGCCCACTACCTGATCGACACCACCGGCCGCGCCCACCGGCTGGTCGACGAGACCCGCGCCGCCTGGCACGCCGGCGAAAGCGCCTGGTATGGCCTGAACGCCATGAACAGCACCTCGATCGGCATCGAGATCGTCAACCCGGGCTGGACCGATGGCACCGACGGCAAGCCGCAGTGGCACGCTTACGGCGACCGCCAGATCCGCACCCTGACCCTCCTGCTGCGCGACATCATCCAGCGCAACGGCATCACGCCCGAGAACGTGGTCGGCCACAGCGACATCGCGCCCCAGCGCAAGGTCGATCCGGGCCCGCTGTTTCCCTGGAAGCAGCTGGCCGCGGCCGGCATCGGCCGCTGGTACGACGAAGCCGGCGCCGCTTCGCACCTGGCGCGCCTGCAGGCGCAGGGCACGCCCGACGTCGCCTGGTTCCAGCAACAGTTGCAGCGGCTGGGCTACACCACGCCGCAGAACGGCACGCTGGATAGCGCCACCCTCAATGTGCTGGCGGCATTCCAGATGCACTACCGCCCCGCCCTGCACGATGGCCAACCGGACGCCGAGACCGCGGCGATCATGCTGGCCATGCTGTAA
- the msrQ gene encoding protein-methionine-sulfoxide reductase heme-binding subunit MsrQ has translation MKPPVADGAAAARKPQWSARAVGRVKPWLFLLGLAPFARWVWLGFTNGLTANPVEFLTRSSGTWTLVCLLVTLAITPLRRLTGQPALVRLRRMCGLFAFFYGAMHFMAWVWWDRGFDPAAMLQDIGERPFITVGFAAFVLMTALAATSTQWAMRKMGRRWQQLHRAIYLIGLLAVLHYWWHKAGKNDLSQPILYAAVLALLLGWRLAAWWRRRPG, from the coding sequence TTGAAGCCGCCCGTGGCTGATGGCGCCGCCGCGGCGCGCAAGCCGCAGTGGTCGGCGCGCGCGGTCGGACGCGTCAAGCCCTGGCTGTTCCTGTTGGGCCTGGCGCCGTTCGCGCGCTGGGTCTGGCTGGGCTTCACCAACGGCCTGACCGCCAATCCGGTGGAATTCCTGACGCGCTCGTCGGGCACCTGGACGCTGGTGTGCCTGCTCGTGACGTTGGCGATCACGCCGCTGCGGCGCCTGACCGGCCAGCCGGCGCTGGTGCGCCTGCGCCGCATGTGCGGCCTGTTCGCGTTTTTCTATGGCGCCATGCATTTCATGGCCTGGGTCTGGTGGGACCGCGGCTTCGATCCGGCCGCCATGCTGCAGGACATCGGCGAGCGGCCCTTCATCACCGTGGGCTTCGCCGCCTTCGTGCTGATGACGGCGCTGGCGGCCACCTCCACCCAGTGGGCCATGCGCAAGATGGGCAGGCGCTGGCAGCAACTGCACCGCGCCATCTATCTGATCGGCCTGCTGGCGGTGCTGCACTACTGGTGGCACAAGGCCGGCAAGAACGACCTGTCGCAGCCGATCCTCTATGCCGCGGTGCTGGCGCTGCTGCTGGGCTGGCGGCTGGCCGCCTGGTGGCGCCGCCGCCCCGGGTGA
- the msrP gene encoding protein-methionine-sulfoxide reductase catalytic subunit MsrP, whose product MLIRKPDDIVPSDITTEAVWRSRRDLILRAGVAAAGLGLPGWAARSAFAQGAGVLAGQPNAAFSVMDKQTSFADITSYNNYYEFGVDKGEPASNAGKLQTRPWTVSVEGEVGKPRTFDIDELLKLAPMEERVYRLRCVEGWSMVIPWVGYSLSALLKQVEPTGNAKYVEFVTAVQRENMPGVRAAILDWPYVEGLRIDEAMHPLAMLVFGVYGKVLPNQNGAPLRLAVPWKYGFKSGKSLVKIRLVEKQPVSSWIKAAPQEYGFYANVNPTVPHPRWSQATERRIGEDGLFTPKRKTLMFNGYADQVASLYQGMDLKANY is encoded by the coding sequence ATGTTGATACGCAAGCCCGATGACATCGTTCCGTCCGACATCACGACCGAGGCCGTCTGGCGGTCGCGCCGCGACCTGATCCTGCGCGCCGGCGTGGCGGCGGCGGGGCTGGGGCTGCCGGGCTGGGCGGCGCGCTCCGCCTTCGCTCAGGGTGCTGGCGTCCTCGCGGGCCAGCCCAACGCCGCGTTCAGCGTCATGGACAAGCAGACGTCCTTCGCTGATATCACGTCGTACAACAACTACTACGAATTCGGCGTCGACAAGGGCGAGCCCGCGTCCAACGCCGGCAAGCTGCAGACCCGCCCCTGGACGGTCAGCGTCGAGGGCGAAGTCGGCAAGCCGCGCACCTTCGACATCGACGAGCTGCTCAAGCTGGCGCCCATGGAAGAGCGCGTGTACCGGCTGCGCTGCGTCGAGGGCTGGTCCATGGTCATCCCCTGGGTCGGCTATTCGCTGTCGGCGCTGCTCAAGCAGGTCGAGCCCACCGGCAACGCCAAGTACGTGGAATTCGTGACCGCCGTGCAGCGCGAGAACATGCCGGGCGTGCGCGCCGCCATCCTCGACTGGCCCTATGTCGAGGGCCTGCGCATCGACGAAGCCATGCACCCGCTGGCCATGCTGGTGTTCGGCGTCTACGGCAAGGTGCTGCCCAACCAGAACGGCGCGCCGCTGCGGCTGGCCGTGCCCTGGAAGTATGGCTTCAAGTCGGGCAAGTCGCTGGTCAAGATCCGCCTGGTGGAAAAGCAGCCGGTGTCCTCGTGGATCAAGGCCGCGCCGCAGGAATACGGCTTCTATGCCAACGTCAATCCGACCGTGCCGCATCCGCGCTGGAGCCAGGCCACCGAGCGCCGCATCGGCGAGGACGGTCTCTTCACGCCCAAGCGCAAGACCTTGATGTTCAACGGTTATGCCGATCAGGTCGCGTCGCTCTACCAGGGCATGGATCTGAAGGCCAACTATTGA
- a CDS encoding HAD family hydrolase: MSYSLVVFDWDGTLMDSTHSIVAAIQGACRDLELPVPSASDASWVIGLSLESALRRAVPQLTQAMLPRFLERYRTHYLLRDPELRLFDGIPELLTALAERDVRLAVATGKSRVGLTRALAATGLGPMFDATRTADETFSKPHPAMLHELMGELDVDPARVVMVGDTSHDLQMATNAGVHGLGVTYGAHTLKELEGCGPQAVLESVPLVRDWLLSRTLAAAA; encoded by the coding sequence ATGTCGTATTCGCTGGTCGTTTTTGACTGGGACGGAACCCTGATGGATTCCACGCACAGCATCGTGGCCGCCATCCAGGGCGCCTGTCGCGACCTGGAGCTGCCCGTGCCGTCGGCCTCCGACGCCAGCTGGGTGATCGGGCTGTCGCTGGAAAGCGCGCTGCGCCGCGCCGTGCCGCAGCTGACCCAGGCGATGCTGCCGCGCTTTCTTGAGCGCTACCGCACCCATTACCTGCTGCGCGACCCCGAGTTGCGCCTGTTCGACGGGATTCCCGAGCTGCTGACGGCGCTGGCCGAGCGCGATGTGCGCCTGGCCGTCGCCACCGGCAAGAGCCGGGTCGGCCTGACCCGCGCCCTGGCCGCGACCGGTCTGGGCCCCATGTTCGACGCCACCCGCACCGCCGACGAGACCTTCAGCAAGCCGCATCCGGCCATGCTGCACGAGTTGATGGGCGAGCTGGATGTCGATCCGGCCCGCGTGGTGATGGTGGGCGACACCTCCCACGACCTGCAGATGGCCACCAACGCCGGCGTACACGGCCTGGGCGTTACCTACGGCGCGCACACCCTGAAGGAACTCGAGGGTTGCGGCCCGCAGGCGGTGCTGGAAAGCGTGCCGCTGGTGCGCGACTGGCTGCTGAGCCGGACCCTGGCGGCCGCCGCCTGA
- a CDS encoding RluA family pseudouridine synthase yields the protein MSLSAMRKETSSPMATPSVRMVEVGAEHAGQRLDNYLMRLCKGVPKTHIYKAIRGGEVRVNKGRISVDYRIAEGDMVRIPPLRLPDPGKPKPVPAAEFPVVFEDDAMLVVDKPAGVAVHGGSGVSFGVIEQLRAARPEAKFLELVHRLDRETSGLLMVAKKRSALLALHAMLREGRSDKHYYALVEGDWVNDRQHIKLSLSKWTTQSGERRVKVDPDGQTAHTIITLKQRFGRYSLVDAELRTGRTHQIRVHLAASGFPIVGDDKYGHDEVRAEFSRMGFGRMFLHAHQLTLDHPLTGEPMTLTAELPPACRKILKQLESV from the coding sequence ATGTCGCTTTCCGCAATGCGCAAAGAAACTTCCTCCCCTATGGCCACCCCCTCCGTCCGCATGGTCGAAGTGGGCGCCGAACACGCCGGCCAGCGCCTGGATAATTACCTGATGCGCCTGTGCAAGGGCGTCCCCAAAACCCACATCTACAAGGCCATCCGTGGCGGCGAGGTCCGGGTAAACAAGGGACGCATCTCGGTCGACTATCGGATCGCGGAAGGCGATATGGTCCGCATTCCGCCGCTGCGCCTGCCCGACCCGGGCAAGCCCAAGCCGGTGCCGGCCGCCGAATTCCCGGTGGTGTTCGAGGACGACGCGATGCTGGTGGTGGACAAGCCCGCCGGCGTGGCGGTCCACGGCGGCAGCGGGGTGTCCTTCGGCGTGATCGAGCAACTGCGCGCCGCCCGCCCCGAGGCCAAGTTCCTGGAACTGGTGCACCGGCTCGACCGCGAGACCTCCGGCCTGCTGATGGTCGCCAAGAAGCGCAGCGCGCTGCTGGCCCTGCACGCCATGCTGCGCGAAGGGCGCAGCGACAAGCACTATTACGCGCTGGTCGAGGGCGACTGGGTCAACGATCGCCAGCACATCAAGCTGTCGCTGTCCAAGTGGACCACCCAGTCCGGCGAACGCCGCGTCAAGGTCGATCCCGACGGCCAGACCGCCCACACCATCATCACGCTCAAGCAGCGCTTCGGCCGCTACAGCCTGGTGGACGCCGAACTGCGCACCGGACGCACCCACCAGATCCGCGTGCACCTGGCGGCCAGCGGCTTTCCGATCGTGGGCGACGACAAGTACGGCCACGACGAGGTCCGCGCCGAGTTCTCGCGCATGGGCTTTGGCCGCATGTTCCTGCATGCGCATCAATTGACCCTGGATCATCCGCTGACGGGCGAGCCGATGACGCTGACGGCCGAATTGCCGCCCGCTTGCCGGAAAATACTGAAACAACTGGAGTCGGTCTGA
- a CDS encoding Rne/Rng family ribonuclease — protein MKRMLFNATHQEELRVAIVDGQKLIDLDIETAGREQRKGNIYKGVITRIEPGLEACFVNYGEDRHGFLPFKEVARSFFKEGVDVRTARIQDALREGQELIVQVEKEERGNKGAALTTFISLAGRYLVLMPNNPRGGGVSRRVEGEDRQELRDTMEQLELPQGMSIIARTAGIGRNVEELQWDLSYLLQLWTAIDGAARDNSAPILIYLESSLVIRAIRDYFSPEIGEILIDTDEIADQATAFMSVVMPDNVQRVKRYRDDIPLFSRFQIEHQIETAYSRTVTLPSGGAIVIDHTEALVSVDVNSARSTRGADIEETALRTNSEAADEVARQLRLRDLGGLIVIDFIDMEDSKNQRAVEQRLRDALHFDRARVQMGKISRFGLMELSRQRLRPALNEGSHITCPRCNGTGVIRDAESSALHVLRLLQEEAMKENTAAVHAQVPVDVATYLLNEKRADITKMEARLKVNLVLIPNKHLETPHHHIERLRHDDPRLEEVKTSFELVEAPATDAPWQPRENEIKARPEALVKGITPSQPAPVSTPAPAPAPAAAPAQSGGPGLLKRLFGWLTGNAEPAKTAPAQEETGAKRAASPTRGKGRGGHDGQERRGERHGSDRNRNRRGESRAEGAEGGEGGRPHIRGNRRPEGERGERQERGERHNRNERGDRDQAVQAAQASNRPDIAPEAGGDDAGAGRNRRRGRGRNRREEGQADAPMSDQESMVAALAQTVATALPEAKLPAADAPAEQADAVEQTADGVPAAEGAEAGADPERKRRRRRSRRGRRSPDEAGLAGSDDLQEDGIDDEAGELTSDESAAPAPVAASPVTPQAETAPVEAQAPAQPVEAAPVQAEPVQAAPVQAEQAPAPVAEPVVEAQPVQAAAPEVTAPVAVEPASQVSEPAAPVTAPVEAAAAEPVVEPVVTAAPAAPAEPVAAPAPAAAPAPVAAPVAAAPVSAQPIVVPATAPSAKAQALHEVVNAAGLQWVETDPERHAQTQLRIAAAHTPARLGRERKPVAQVSNEPLVQVETRH, from the coding sequence ATGAAGCGCATGCTGTTCAATGCGACGCACCAGGAAGAATTACGCGTCGCTATCGTCGATGGGCAAAAACTCATCGACCTCGACATCGAGACTGCCGGCCGCGAACAACGCAAAGGCAACATCTACAAAGGTGTCATCACCCGGATCGAACCCGGCCTCGAAGCCTGCTTCGTCAACTACGGCGAAGACCGCCACGGCTTTCTTCCCTTCAAGGAAGTGGCCCGCAGCTTCTTCAAGGAAGGCGTCGACGTCCGCACCGCCCGCATCCAGGACGCCCTGCGCGAAGGCCAGGAACTGATCGTCCAGGTTGAAAAGGAAGAGCGCGGCAACAAGGGCGCCGCCCTGACCACGTTCATCTCGCTGGCCGGCCGCTACCTGGTCCTGATGCCCAACAACCCCCGTGGCGGTGGCGTTTCGCGCCGCGTCGAGGGCGAGGACCGCCAGGAACTGCGCGACACGATGGAGCAGCTCGAGCTGCCCCAGGGCATGAGCATCATCGCCCGCACCGCCGGCATCGGCCGCAACGTCGAAGAACTGCAATGGGACTTGTCGTACCTGTTGCAGCTCTGGACCGCCATCGACGGCGCCGCGCGCGACAACTCCGCGCCCATCCTGATCTATCTGGAATCGAGCCTGGTCATCCGCGCCATCCGCGATTACTTCTCGCCCGAGATCGGCGAGATCCTGATCGACACGGACGAGATCGCCGACCAGGCCACCGCGTTCATGAGCGTGGTGATGCCGGACAATGTCCAGCGCGTGAAGCGCTACCGCGACGACATCCCGCTGTTCTCGCGCTTCCAGATCGAACACCAGATCGAAACGGCCTACTCGCGCACGGTCACGTTGCCCTCGGGCGGCGCCATCGTCATCGACCACACCGAAGCGCTGGTGTCCGTGGACGTCAACTCGGCCCGCTCGACCCGCGGCGCCGACATCGAGGAAACCGCCCTGCGGACCAACTCGGAAGCCGCCGATGAAGTGGCCCGCCAGCTGCGCTTGCGCGACCTGGGCGGCCTGATCGTCATCGACTTCATCGACATGGAAGACAGCAAGAACCAGCGCGCCGTCGAACAGCGCCTGCGTGATGCCCTCCATTTCGACCGCGCCCGCGTCCAGATGGGCAAGATCTCGCGCTTCGGCCTGATGGAACTGTCGCGCCAGCGCCTGCGTCCGGCCCTGAACGAAGGCTCGCACATCACCTGCCCGCGCTGCAACGGCACCGGCGTGATCCGCGACGCCGAATCCAGCGCCCTGCACGTCCTGCGCCTGCTGCAGGAAGAAGCCATGAAGGAAAACACCGCGGCGGTCCACGCCCAGGTGCCGGTCGACGTGGCGACCTACCTGCTGAACGAAAAGCGCGCCGACATCACCAAGATGGAAGCCCGCCTGAAGGTCAACCTGGTGCTGATCCCCAACAAGCACCTGGAAACGCCGCACCACCACATCGAGCGCCTGCGCCACGACGATCCGCGCCTGGAAGAAGTGAAGACCAGCTTCGAGCTGGTCGAGGCGCCCGCCACGGACGCTCCCTGGCAGCCGCGCGAAAACGAGATCAAAGCCCGTCCGGAAGCGCTGGTCAAGGGCATCACGCCCTCGCAACCGGCTCCCGTGTCGACCCCTGCCCCGGCGCCCGCTCCCGCGGCCGCGCCGGCGCAGTCCGGCGGCCCCGGTCTGCTCAAGCGCCTGTTCGGCTGGCTGACCGGCAACGCCGAGCCCGCCAAGACCGCGCCCGCCCAGGAAGAGACCGGCGCCAAGCGCGCCGCGTCGCCGACTCGCGGCAAGGGCCGTGGCGGCCACGACGGTCAGGAACGCCGCGGCGAACGCCACGGTTCCGACCGCAACCGCAATCGTCGCGGTGAGTCCCGCGCCGAAGGCGCCGAGGGCGGCGAAGGCGGCCGTCCGCACATCCGTGGCAACCGCCGCCCCGAAGGCGAACGCGGAGAACGCCAGGAACGCGGCGAACGTCACAACCGCAACGAGCGTGGCGACCGCGATCAGGCCGTACAGGCCGCGCAAGCCTCGAATCGCCCCGACATCGCTCCGGAAGCCGGTGGCGATGACGCCGGCGCCGGCCGCAATCGCCGTCGCGGCCGCGGCCGCAACCGCCGCGAGGAAGGCCAGGCCGACGCGCCGATGAGCGATCAGGAAAGCATGGTGGCCGCACTGGCCCAGACGGTCGCCACGGCGCTGCCTGAAGCCAAGCTTCCCGCCGCCGACGCCCCGGCCGAGCAGGCCGATGCCGTCGAACAAACCGCCGATGGCGTGCCCGCCGCGGAAGGCGCCGAAGCCGGCGCCGATCCGGAGCGCAAGCGCCGCCGCCGCCGCAGCCGTCGTGGCCGCCGCAGCCCGGACGAAGCCGGCCTGGCTGGCAGCGACGATCTGCAGGAAGATGGCATCGACGACGAAGCCGGCGAACTGACCTCGGACGAGAGCGCCGCGCCCGCGCCGGTGGCCGCCTCTCCGGTGACGCCGCAAGCCGAGACGGCACCGGTCGAGGCGCAAGCCCCGGCCCAGCCGGTCGAAGCCGCCCCGGTTCAAGCCGAGCCGGTGCAAGCCGCGCCGGTTCAAGCCGAGCAAGCCCCCGCTCCGGTGGCCGAGCCCGTGGTTGAAGCGCAGCCCGTGCAGGCCGCCGCGCCCGAAGTGACAGCGCCGGTGGCCGTCGAGCCCGCCAGCCAGGTCTCCGAACCCGCCGCGCCGGTTACGGCGCCGGTGGAAGCCGCCGCGGCCGAACCGGTCGTCGAACCCGTCGTGACGGCCGCCCCCGCCGCGCCGGCCGAGCCGGTTGCCGCTCCGGCGCCCGCTGCCGCTCCGGCTCCGGTCGCCGCGCCCGTGGCCGCCGCTCCGGTCAGCGCCCAGCCCATCGTGGTGCCGGCAACGGCTCCCTCGGCCAAGGCGCAGGCCCTGCACGAGGTGGTCAACGCCGCCGGCCTGCAGTGGGTTGAAACCGACCCCGAGCGCCACGCGCAAACGCAGCTGCGCATCGCCGCCGCGCACACGCCGGCGCGTCTGGGCCGCGAGCGCAAGCCGGTGGCCCAGGTCTCGAACGAACCCCTGGTTCAGGTCGAAACCCGCCACTAA
- a CDS encoding acyloxyacyl hydrolase, whose amino-acid sequence MQSTKKKMLVRLVGLALACGATIASAQSSQGTQGGVSLHYGIGDHYQRLTLNYETPSIWTYQFGGNWGRLDLTPEFGASYWWADGDRSPSSVWQLNAIPMFRWWTGERFYLEAGIGATVFSRTRFADENISTAFQFGDHVGLGFLLTPNNRIGVRYSHFSNASIKRPNPGLDMVQLTYTYQF is encoded by the coding sequence ATGCAGTCGACGAAGAAGAAAATGCTCGTCCGCCTTGTCGGTCTGGCCCTGGCCTGTGGCGCTACCATCGCTAGTGCGCAGTCGTCCCAAGGCACCCAGGGCGGCGTGAGCCTGCACTACGGTATCGGTGATCACTATCAGCGCCTGACGCTGAATTACGAAACCCCGTCGATCTGGACGTACCAGTTCGGCGGCAACTGGGGCCGCCTCGACCTGACGCCCGAATTCGGCGCGTCGTACTGGTGGGCCGACGGCGATCGTTCGCCGAGCAGCGTCTGGCAACTGAACGCCATCCCGATGTTCCGCTGGTGGACCGGCGAGCGCTTCTACCTCGAAGCCGGTATCGGCGCCACCGTGTTCTCGCGCACCCGCTTCGCCGACGAGAACATCAGCACCGCCTTCCAGTTCGGCGACCACGTCGGCCTGGGCTTCCTGCTGACGCCGAACAACCGCATCGGCGTGCGCTACTCGCACTTCTCCAACGCCAGCATCAAACGCCCGAACCCGGGCCTGGACATGGTGCAGCTGACCTACACGTACCAGTTCTGA
- the accD gene encoding acetyl-CoA carboxylase, carboxyltransferase subunit beta, protein MSWIEKLLPPRINKTSDSGARRVPEGLWVKCPSCETVLYSEDLAANLHVCPKCDHHMRIGARARVESLLDLEGRVEIGQSTRSVDTLKFKDTRKYPERLAEAVKQTGETDALVVVSGSIRGVPATLACFEFEFMGGSMGSVVGERFARGAQAALDNKTPFICVAASGGARMQESLLSLMQMAKTNAMLTRLSAAGLPFISVLTDPTMGGVSASFAFMGDVVIAEPKALIGFAGPRVIEQTVREKLPEGFQRAEFLLQKGAIDMVVDRRQLREEIARLLALLTNQPADVVTAA, encoded by the coding sequence ATGAGCTGGATCGAAAAACTCCTGCCGCCTCGCATCAACAAGACCAGCGACAGCGGCGCGCGCCGCGTGCCTGAAGGCCTGTGGGTGAAATGCCCGTCGTGCGAAACGGTGCTGTACAGCGAAGATCTCGCGGCCAACCTGCACGTTTGCCCCAAGTGCGACCACCACATGCGTATCGGCGCCCGCGCCCGCGTCGAGTCGCTGCTCGACCTCGAAGGCCGGGTCGAGATCGGCCAGTCGACGCGGTCGGTGGATACGCTGAAGTTCAAGGACACCCGCAAGTATCCCGAGCGCCTGGCCGAAGCGGTCAAGCAGACGGGCGAGACCGACGCGCTGGTGGTGGTCAGTGGTTCCATCCGCGGCGTGCCTGCCACGCTGGCGTGCTTCGAATTCGAGTTCATGGGCGGTTCCATGGGTTCGGTGGTCGGCGAGCGCTTCGCGCGTGGCGCCCAGGCCGCCCTCGACAACAAGACGCCCTTCATCTGCGTGGCCGCCTCGGGCGGCGCGCGCATGCAGGAAAGCCTGCTGTCGCTGATGCAGATGGCCAAGACCAACGCCATGCTGACGCGCTTGTCGGCGGCTGGCCTGCCGTTCATCAGCGTGCTGACCGATCCCACCATGGGCGGCGTGTCCGCCAGCTTCGCCTTCATGGGCGATGTGGTCATCGCCGAACCGAAGGCCCTGATCGGCTTCGCCGGTCCGCGCGTGATCGAACAGACCGTGCGCGAGAAGCTGCCCGAAGGCTTCCAGCGCGCCGAGTTCCTGCTGCAGAAGGGCGCCATCGACATGGTCGTGGATCGCCGCCAGCTGCGCGAGGAAATCGCCCGCCTGCTGGCGCTGCTGACCAATCAGCCGGCCGACGTCGTCACCGCCGCCTGA
- the trpA gene encoding tryptophan synthase subunit alpha, whose translation MTTTRSDRIAAAFARTAESGRAAALIPYIAAGDPSPAATVPLMHALVEAGADVLELGVPFSDPMADGPVIQRAADRAIAQGVGLSRVLELVTEFRQRDTATPVVLMGYANPIERMGQAEFARRAEAAGVDGVLVVDYPPEEVVEFAETLGRHGIAPIFLLAPTSTEDRIQAVAKVARGYVYYVSLKGVTGAGSLNTDDVAERVAVIRRHVRDIPVGVGFGIRDADSAQRVAAVADAVVIGSKLIETMEQAVANAPAAQQTDAAVAAASGWLRTIRQALDQVKRQSASA comes from the coding sequence ATGACGACAACCCGCTCCGATCGCATCGCCGCCGCCTTTGCGCGCACCGCCGAATCCGGCCGCGCCGCGGCGCTGATCCCCTACATCGCGGCCGGCGATCCTTCGCCCGCCGCCACCGTTCCCCTGATGCACGCGCTGGTCGAAGCCGGCGCCGACGTCCTGGAACTGGGCGTGCCGTTCTCCGATCCCATGGCCGACGGCCCGGTGATCCAGCGCGCCGCCGACCGTGCCATCGCCCAGGGCGTGGGCCTGAGCCGCGTGCTCGAACTGGTCACCGAATTCCGCCAGCGCGACACGGCCACGCCGGTGGTGCTGATGGGCTACGCCAATCCCATCGAGCGCATGGGCCAGGCTGAATTCGCCCGCCGCGCCGAAGCCGCCGGCGTCGATGGCGTCCTGGTGGTCGACTATCCGCCCGAAGAGGTCGTCGAGTTCGCCGAGACCCTCGGCCGCCACGGCATCGCCCCGATCTTCCTGCTGGCGCCGACCTCCACCGAGGACCGCATCCAGGCCGTGGCCAAGGTGGCCCGCGGCTACGTCTACTATGTCTCGCTCAAGGGCGTGACGGGCGCCGGCTCGCTCAACACCGACGATGTGGCGGAACGCGTGGCCGTGATCCGCCGCCACGTGCGCGACATTCCGGTCGGCGTGGGCTTCGGCATTCGCGATGCCGACAGCGCGCAGCGCGTGGCCGCCGTGGCCGACGCGGTCGTCATCGGCAGCAAACTGATTGAAACCATGGAGCAGGCGGTGGCGAACGCCCCCGCCGCCCAGCAAACCGACGCCGCAGTCGCCGCCGCCAGCGGCTGGCTGCGCACCATCCGGCAGGCGCTGGACCAAGTAAAACGACAAAGCGCGTCGGCCTGA